The following are from one region of the Microbacterium paraoxydans genome:
- a CDS encoding motility protein A codes for MDPSLILGLVLAFGALIAMINLEGATVGSLLLPAPMVLVFGATIAVGLASGTLRDALHAVKSLPRAFRGERRTAQSTIDTVVGYAEKARSEGLLALEQGLDEEKDPFLRQALQSIADGTDAEDLRVLLEDELTSTAARNRTASRFYMTLGGFAPTVGIIGTVVSLTHVLEKLDKPDTLGPMIAAAFVATLWGLLSANFIWLPIGGRLQRLGELELERMTVLMEGMLAVQAGAAPAHVRERLSALVSDRSPGRSRRREQPAETETHEDLFS; via the coding sequence ATGGATCCGTCCCTCATCCTCGGGCTCGTCCTCGCGTTCGGCGCCCTGATCGCCATGATCAACCTGGAGGGCGCGACGGTCGGGTCGCTCCTGCTGCCCGCGCCGATGGTGCTCGTCTTCGGCGCCACGATCGCGGTCGGCCTCGCCAGCGGCACGCTGCGCGACGCCCTGCACGCCGTGAAGTCCCTCCCGCGCGCTTTCCGCGGCGAGCGACGCACCGCCCAGAGCACGATCGACACCGTGGTCGGCTATGCGGAGAAGGCGCGCTCCGAGGGCCTGCTCGCGCTGGAGCAGGGTCTGGACGAGGAGAAGGATCCGTTCCTGCGGCAGGCCCTGCAGAGCATCGCCGACGGCACCGACGCGGAGGATCTGCGGGTGCTCCTCGAGGACGAGCTCACCTCGACCGCCGCCCGGAACCGCACCGCCTCACGCTTCTACATGACCCTCGGCGGATTCGCCCCCACCGTCGGCATCATCGGCACCGTGGTCAGCCTCACCCATGTGCTGGAGAAGCTCGACAAGCCGGACACCCTCGGACCCATGATCGCCGCGGCCTTCGTCGCGACGCTGTGGGGCCTGCTGTCGGCGAACTTCATCTGGCTGCCGATCGGCGGCCGGCTGCAGCGCCTCGGTGAGCTGGAGCTGGAGCGCATGACGGTGCTGATGGAGGGCATGCTCGCCGTCCAGGCTGGCGCCGCCCCCGCCCACGTCCGCGAACGTCTGAGCGCGCTCGTCTCCGACCGCTCCCCCGGCCGCTCCCGCCGGCGCGAGCAGCCCGCGGAGACGGAGACGCACGAGGACCTCTTCTCATGA
- a CDS encoding flagellar FlbD family protein — MIVLTRLNRSRFAVNPDLIERVQATPDTTIMMVDGATFVVTETMDDVIARITRFRAGVLATAAALVAAGIEDTRPATPVAGGDS; from the coding sequence ATGATCGTCCTCACGCGCCTGAACCGTTCCCGGTTCGCGGTGAACCCCGACCTGATCGAACGTGTCCAGGCCACGCCCGACACGACGATCATGATGGTCGACGGCGCGACCTTCGTCGTCACCGAGACGATGGACGACGTGATCGCCCGCATCACCCGCTTCCGCGCCGGCGTCCTCGCGACCGCGGCCGCGCTGGTCGCCGCCGGCATCGAGGACACCCGACCCGCCACTCCCGTCGCAGGGGGAGATTCCTGA
- a CDS encoding M23 family metallopeptidase yields MEKAAATAAEECGCAPTAAERGALWNQPVSRRHAFGIGALGVVALAAFGVGSGVTAAHAASYPSWDDVQRAKSNEAAKAGEVTRIQGLIQSLERKVAETQAAAQVASDEFYEAQQAYFAAITEAETLQAQADEQAALADETAKKAGQIAAQLYRSGGDDTALELFFAGSGANADELLSRLGTMNKFLEYNQTTYDNAVSARDTAQALTAQADVARDERDRLQQVAEQKMVAAQQAADAAQAALDEQAANLETLKAQLAALKDTTTKTVAGYQAGVEKRRREEEARRKREAAAAAAAAAAAGRGTSGGGGGGGGGGGSAGSGGWVRPHGGARSSSYGPRTPICGPQGCSSSFHYGADLANGCGAAIYAANSGTVDYAGPNGNYGNYIRIQHGGGISTGYAHIKPGGINVRSGQWVRAGQVIAYAGDTGRSFGCHLHFEVYINGGYTNPVRFMEQRGIYV; encoded by the coding sequence GTGGAGAAGGCCGCGGCGACGGCGGCCGAGGAGTGCGGCTGCGCGCCGACCGCTGCCGAGCGCGGCGCACTGTGGAACCAGCCGGTGAGCCGGCGCCATGCCTTCGGGATCGGCGCGCTGGGAGTGGTCGCGCTCGCTGCCTTCGGCGTCGGTTCGGGCGTCACCGCCGCGCACGCCGCGTCCTACCCGAGCTGGGACGACGTCCAGCGGGCGAAGAGCAACGAGGCGGCCAAGGCCGGCGAAGTCACCCGTATCCAGGGGCTGATCCAGTCGCTCGAGCGCAAGGTCGCCGAGACGCAGGCGGCCGCGCAGGTCGCGTCGGATGAGTTCTATGAGGCGCAGCAGGCGTACTTCGCGGCGATCACGGAGGCGGAGACGCTGCAGGCTCAGGCCGATGAGCAGGCGGCGCTCGCCGACGAGACCGCGAAGAAGGCCGGTCAGATCGCCGCCCAGCTCTATCGCAGCGGCGGGGACGACACCGCCCTGGAGCTGTTCTTCGCGGGGTCGGGTGCCAACGCCGACGAGCTGCTGTCGCGCCTCGGCACGATGAACAAATTCCTCGAGTACAACCAGACGACCTACGACAACGCCGTCTCGGCGCGCGACACCGCCCAGGCGCTGACCGCTCAGGCCGACGTCGCCCGGGACGAGCGTGACCGCCTGCAGCAGGTCGCCGAGCAGAAGATGGTCGCGGCGCAGCAGGCGGCGGACGCCGCGCAGGCGGCGCTCGACGAGCAGGCGGCGAACCTCGAGACCCTCAAGGCCCAGCTGGCCGCGCTCAAGGACACCACGACGAAGACGGTCGCGGGGTACCAGGCGGGCGTCGAGAAGCGCCGACGGGAAGAGGAAGCCCGCCGCAAGCGCGAGGCCGCTGCGGCGGCCGCGGCTGCCGCAGCGGCCGGCCGGGGGACGAGCGGCGGCGGTGGTGGCGGTGGCGGTGGCGGCGGCTCAGCGGGCAGCGGCGGATGGGTACGTCCGCACGGCGGAGCACGCAGCTCGAGCTACGGCCCGCGCACCCCCATCTGCGGTCCTCAGGGATGTTCGTCGAGCTTCCATTACGGTGCGGATCTCGCCAACGGCTGTGGTGCCGCCATCTACGCCGCCAACTCCGGCACGGTCGACTACGCGGGACCGAACGGGAACTACGGCAACTACATCCGCATCCAGCACGGCGGCGGCATCAGCACCGGGTACGCCCACATCAAGCCGGGCGGCATCAACGTGCGCAGCGGCCAGTGGGTGCGGGCGGGTCAGGTCATCGCGTATGCCGGCGATACCGGCCGTTCGTTCGGCTGCCACCTGCATTTCGAGGTCTACATCAACGGCGGGTACACGAACCCCGTGCGCTTCATGGAGCAGCGCGGCATCTACGTCTGA
- a CDS encoding flagellar hook protein FlgE: MLRSLFSGISGLRSHQTMLDVTGNNIANVNTTGFKASSVQFQDSLSQLLRNSMLPQQATGGQNPAQVGLGVQVAGISTNFAGGAPQPTGVPTDLMISGDGFFVVRSGGETLYTRNGGFTFDASGRLVGAGGALVQGWTARNGAIVPGQGIGDITLPVGALSPAAATTTARATGNLPSGAAVGETLVRDIKTYGADGSASTLRLTFTRSATGWDVTDGAGASTALTFTDGVQNGAGSIVSGGVTVDLSGVTGFADVSDIAIKEQNGKPAGTLSSYALTNDGSLVGTFSNGDTQVLARIALAGFVNPGGLEKVGSSQFRPSGNSGQAELGQPGTGGLGGIISGALEMSNVDLSQEFTNLIVAQRGFQANARIITTSDEVLQELTNLKR; encoded by the coding sequence ATGCTCCGTTCGCTGTTCTCCGGAATCTCCGGACTCCGCTCGCACCAGACCATGCTCGACGTCACGGGCAACAACATCGCCAACGTCAACACGACCGGCTTCAAGGCGTCCTCCGTGCAGTTCCAGGACTCCCTCTCGCAGCTCCTGCGCAACTCGATGCTGCCGCAGCAGGCGACCGGCGGACAGAACCCCGCCCAGGTCGGGCTGGGTGTGCAGGTCGCCGGCATCAGCACCAACTTCGCCGGAGGCGCCCCGCAGCCGACCGGCGTGCCCACCGACCTGATGATCTCGGGCGACGGCTTCTTCGTCGTCCGCTCCGGCGGCGAGACCCTCTACACCCGCAACGGCGGCTTCACCTTCGATGCGAGCGGTCGTCTCGTCGGCGCCGGCGGGGCCCTCGTCCAGGGCTGGACCGCCCGCAACGGGGCCATCGTCCCCGGTCAGGGCATCGGCGACATCACCCTCCCCGTGGGCGCCCTCAGCCCGGCCGCCGCCACCACCACGGCACGGGCCACCGGCAACCTGCCCTCCGGCGCCGCGGTCGGCGAGACGCTCGTGCGCGACATCAAGACGTACGGCGCCGACGGCTCCGCGTCCACCCTGCGCCTGACGTTCACGCGCAGCGCGACCGGGTGGGACGTCACCGACGGGGCGGGTGCGAGCACCGCACTGACCTTCACCGACGGCGTGCAGAACGGCGCCGGCAGCATCGTGTCGGGCGGCGTCACCGTCGACCTGTCCGGTGTGACCGGCTTCGCCGACGTCAGCGACATCGCGATCAAGGAGCAGAACGGCAAGCCGGCCGGCACGCTGAGCTCCTACGCGCTGACCAACGACGGCAGCCTCGTCGGCACATTCAGCAACGGCGACACCCAGGTGCTGGCCCGCATCGCGCTGGCCGGGTTCGTGAACCCCGGGGGCCTGGAGAAGGTCGGCTCCTCACAGTTCCGTCCGAGCGGCAACTCCGGTCAGGCCGAGCTCGGACAGCCCGGCACCGGCGGTCTCGGGGGCATCATCAGTGGCGCACTCGAGATGTCGAACGTCGACCTCTCGCAGGAGTTCACCAACCTCATCGTCGCTCAGCGCGGCTTCCAGGCGAACGCCCGCATCATCACCACGAGCGACGAGGTTCTGCAGGAGCTCACGAACCTCAAGCGCTGA